CCCCCCGGCACCTGCCGCAGGGTGCACCTGGGAGTCCGGCCATCACGAACCTGATTTGTTACGGCCTGGATAAACGATTTGAAGGCCTGGCGAAGAAATTCGGTTATACCTACTCCCGGTACGCAGATGATATGACCTTCTCCACAAAAGGCGAAGCCGCCGACAAGATCGGGCAATTACTCTGGTCCGTGAAACAGGTGGTGAAGGAAGAAGGTTTCCACATGCACCCAGATAAACTGAAGGTGATGCGGAAAGGTGATAAAAGAGAGGTGACCGGGATCGTGGTGAATGAGAAACTGAGCCTGGACAGGGAAACCCTCCGCAAATTCAGGGCCTTGCTGCACCAGATTGAAAAAACCGGCCTGGCAAACAAGCAATGGGGTAATGGAAACATTATCAGTAGCATAGAGGGCTTTGCGAACTATGTGGCAATGGTAAAACCAGAAGCCGGCAGGCAGCTGAAGGATAAGATTAAGTTATTGATGAACAGGGATGATCTTAAGGCCCAGGCAAGGGCGATGATGACTGGTGCGCCCGTTCCTGCTGCTAAGGAGGATAATTCCCCTAAAAAGGAAGATGGAAATTGGTGGAATGTGGTATAAACCCTGAAGAATGATACTTTTAAGCGCTTTTGCACAGGCAAAAGCGCTTTTTTCAACGCAATATTTTGTTAACTGTTTAAACAATTATTTTTTTCTGTTAACCCGTCATTAACTATTTCCTGATGCTTTTGAACTATTTTGCGTCATCAACTGTTAATTTTTTAGCTGATCACACAAGCTAACTGTCCTCTATTTTGTTATCAAGTTATCAATCAACAAGTTCTATATTAACGCAGCATTCTGTATGAGTTTTATCTGTATGTGCCCCCTAAGACCTGGTACCGCTAAACACAAAGGGAAGTTTTGGCGCATATGCAAACCGCATGCGAAATGTGCCCGTTATCACTAAACAAATCTCTATGAAAGAACATGACAAAGGGGGTCCTTTTATTACTTAAGCATTACACGCAATTGTAGCTAACCACCCCAAATTTAATCAGCTCAGCTCATTGCCTGCTCCTTAACTCTGATACCATCACATTTGACTGGATTTTCTGTACAAGCCGGGAACTTGTCGTTAAGTCTGCGTAAATGTTATGTTCCGTTAATTTAAAATATCGGTACATGAACCTACTACAACGAATCGTTACTACTGGCTGCAGTAACGTGAAGGGAACTTCATTGCAGGAGGTTGAAGACACACAGCGAACTATACGAATTGTCAACGCCTTGTGTCTGATCTGTGCTGTAATATGTGTATCCTTCAGCGTATGCTGCCACTACCTTCTTGGAAACCAAATCTTTGTATGGCCGGCTATCACAGCAGCCCTTGCCTTTTTTTCTATCATTTGTCTGAACGGGCTTGGAAAACACACTCTCGCCAGCACACTACTGATTGTAGTGAACAATGTGACCATTCAATATTACAGCGCCGTTATGGGCCGGGTCACTGAAATTCATCTCTTGTTTATTTTCCTGATCGGTTTATCATTACTACTTTTTCAAAAACCTTCCCAGAGAAGGATGATGATTGGCATTACTATTGGCTGTTTTATGGCCGGTGAGGTCAATATGTACTTTGGATTCTTTCCGCCCCTGCTGAATTTCGTAAACACTGTTACGACTGAGTTCGTGATCCGCTGGGTCACTATTCCCGGGATCCTGGTCCTGGATCTGCTGGTGTTTTCCTTTTATGTTAAGCATGTAGACCGCCTGCGGAACCGGGAAATGTTGCATGTGCAGGAAATGCTGGAAGGGGTGCGCTTGCACAATGCAGACCTGGAAGCGCTCACGGCAAAACTGGCCAGGGCCACAGATGCGAAGACGGTTTTTGTACGGGAAACCAGTCATGAGATCCGTACGCCGCTGAATGCCATCTTCGGTATCAGTCAGCTACTGCAGCTCAAGGTGGCGCAGGACAGGAACCTCGCTCCCATCCGGCTGCTGGCCGATCATTTGTATGCCGCCAGTTTTAACACCCGGGAAATCATTAACAATGTACTGGAGTTTTCTCGGATCGAAGCCGGTAAGGCGGATATGGCCGAGAGTTCATCACTGGACGTCCGGGAATGGCTGGAAAATGTGGTCAATATTCACCAGTATATAGCAGGGATTAAAATGGTGCGGATCCGCTATAATATAGCCGAGGAGATGCCGGAATTCCTGATGGCAGATAAGCTGCTGCTGACCAAGATGCTTAACAACCTCTTGTCGAACGCGATCAAATTCACCGCAAGCGAAAGCAATGTTTTTATTCACATATTTGTGAAGGGAGACAGGTGGTTTATTACCGTGGCCGATGAGGGAGATGGGATTAGTGAGGACCGGCAGTCGACTATTTTCGAGGCATTTGTATCTGAGCGGAATATCTTCCAGGAAGGCACCGGTTTGGGCCTGCACATTACCCGGCACCTGGCGGAGGCCATGGGCGGAAGTATAGAAATAAAAAGTAAGAAAGGTGTGGGCACCACGTTTATGGTGAATTTGCCACTGGAAGGAGTTTCCCGGCAACCTGGCAAGGTAGCAGCGGAAGTGCCGGGAAGAATGCTGCATCTCAATGCTGCCGCCATCCTGATCATAGAAGATGATAAAATGAGCCAGATGATCCTGACCCGGTTTTTGTCAAGTTTGGGTAGCAGGGTCACGGTGGCAGGTAATGGTGTGGAAGGAATGTTGTTAGGCCGGGCTTCCAAGCCGGATATTATCATCCTGGATGCGCATATTCCGGGAATGAGTGGGATGGATACATTGACGCAGATCCGGGAGGACGATGTGTTGAAGAATGTGCCGGTGATTATTGCGAGCGGAGATGCGTTTAATGGTGCCAGTGAGGAGATGATCAATGCGGGCGCGAATGATTATTTAGTGAAGCCGATTGAGTTTAAGGCCCTGCATGCGACGCTGACGAAGTATATTGAATAGAAGGATGTTCGGGAGAGTGGTTATTAGAAGTGATGGGCCTTGTAACCTGTGTAATTATTTGTGGATTAATAGAGGGTGCATATAATGAAAGAACCTGTATCATGAATTTGATACAGGTTCCTTTCTATTTAAGAATGATGTTAAAACTGCACCCAGGCAATATTCGCCATCCTGTTCTCCCCTTTTCTCGTAATCAGTAGCGTCACATACTGGCTCTTTTCCTCTTTATAATCACTGGCGCCCAGCATGCAATAAAATCCTTTGTATGTCTCCGGTGTGCCAAACAGGAACAACCGCTCCCCTGCTGCATTATAACAAACAGCATTTGCCTCTGCCAGGTAGCGCAACGGTTTCTTATCCGTATACACGCCACCAGGATCCAGGTAAGCAAGGTAGTCATTGAACAACACAAAATTACCATGCTTTGTATGCAGGTACTCATAAGACAGGTATGGCGTGGTATTCAGTGCCTGTATCCTGTTACGGAACATCCATTGTCCTTTACTACGGCGGTACAGGAACATAGGATCATACAATCCGTTTGCAATCTGCATCTTGATTTGCGCGATCCCTGCTACTGCAAGCCCACTACTATCTAAACTAACAATACCGATATCATTCATATTGGTATGCAGGTTGTTCCAGGCATTGGTGCCACTGGAATTAAAGAGGGCAATATTTTCAAATAAGATAGTCGCTTTACCATCATCTGTAGTGATCATACGCTGGGGAACACCGGTATAAGCGCCCGCATATTTCAGCTTCTCCTGCGCGTAGCTGCTCACCTTATCCAGGGCTACCGGCTGATGACGATATTCTTCTAAAGTACCGGCATCCAGGTAACTCAGCTGCATGTCTATACCAGATGTTTTAGTACCTTTCCCGGTAGCATTTGTGAAGAGCAATACAAGTTTTTGTGAAGCGGGCATGTATTGAATATTCGCATGCATATCCTGCATATTAGCGGTATATGGCAGCAACTGGTACCTCACCTGCGTATCATGGATCTTTGATACGGCTATCATTGCACTGGTATCCTTCACGTTCCTGCGTATACGTAGTGCAGCGGTGGCCAGGTATACCTGGTCTTTGTCTACAGCCATGTCCAGGTAAGCATGATAAGGGTAATCAGCTGAAGGCAGGTAGGAAGTACTACGGCCAATCTGCTGGTGATCAGGTGAATATTGGAACACCTGCACTCTTTCGCCCGGCGTTTCTTTCTTATCCAATTCACCACCTGCAAACGATGCTACCGCATAATATCCGCTACGAGGGTCTTTTGCAACATAGAAATCGTGGGAGGCAAAATTGTCCTGCACGACCACATCCCTGTGTTGGATGCCTGGCAATTCTCCAAGCTGGTCTTCTTTTACCAATGCACCTGTTTTCCCATCCAGGATCAACCGATACAGGCGTGGTTTCATTTTTACCAGTTGCTGGAGGAAGAGTACGACTTGTCCGTTGATCTCATAGATACCATCTATCTCGGAATCGTTCAGTGCATTTGCATCGAACAATTTACAAGGGAGGGTATTTGTCGCCGCCACCTGGTGCTGCGGATCGTACATGTTGACAATGATGCCTGCTTTCTTATCAAAATGAAGATAAGCAGTGTAGCTGTTATCGAGCAGTAAGATCTTATCAAAACCGTCACCCGGCTCAGGGAAAGTATTACTCAATTGTACCTGTGGTACCTGCGCGGAAAGTTGTGATGCAAATAACAGGGCAAGAAGGCTGGTGCCTTGCCAGAAGTATCTCATAGGGTATAAAAAGGTTATGAATGTAAATGTATAATTAATTTTCAAATATTTAATCTGAACAGACTGATTGTTTGCCCTTTATCCTTTTTTGCTTTTCCTTTCGGCCCTTTTACTATATTTATGCATAATTATTAACAATTGAATGATCTAATGAGAAGCAACAAGTTCTTACTTTTTTGTATGTTAGGAGCATGTATCTCTGGTGCAGCACTGGCCCAGAGCGAAGCCCCCAAATATGATCCGCATGCAGCTTTCAGTCCTCTATTCTATCCTACTAACGGCAATGAGTATCGCAGCGCTTCCGGTGCTCCAGGCCACAAATACTGGCAAAACAAGGCAGATTATGCCATCAGTGCCACCCTGGATACAGGTGCGCACCGGTTAACAGGTTCCGTGGCGATTACATATACCAACAACAGTCCTGATCAGCTGCCTTTCCTCTGGCTGCAGCTGGATCAGAATATTTTCAGGGAAGATAGCCGTGGTTCTGCAACTGCTGTGGTAAGCGGGGGGCGTTTTGCCAACAAGTCTTACACGAAGGGAAATGAAATCAAATCTGTGAGTATTGTTGCAAGTGGCAAATCTACACCTGTAAAATTCCTGGTGACTGATACCCGCATGCAGCTCTTCCTGCCACAGCCACAGGCTGCTAACGGGGCTGCTATAAAGATCAAAATTGAGTATGCTTTCGATATTCCGCAATATGGTACTGACCGTATGGGCCGCTTAACGACCCAGAACGGATGGTTATATGAAGTAGCCCAGTGGTACCCGCGCATGGAAGTATATGACGACATCCTGGGCTGGAACAGTATTCCTTACCAGGGTGCAGCTGAGTTCTATCTTGAATATGGCAATTTCGACTATAAGATCACGGTTCCTGCCGGCCTGGTGGTAGTAGGTAGCGGGGAACTCGTAAACCCTGCGGAAGTATTGACTGCCAGAGAACAATCCCGCCTCGCTGCCGCTTATAAAAGCGAGAAAACGGTGATGATCAGGGATAGCAGCGACGTGGTTAAGGCCGCTGATAAACGCAAAGGTAACCTGACCTGGCATTTTGTATGTAAAAATGCAAGAGATGTATCCTGGGCGGCGAGTAAGGCGTTTGTATGGGATGCCGCACGGATAAACCTGCCTGGTGGCAAAAAAGCCTTGGCACAATCCGTATATCCTACCGAAGCGATCAGGCGCCCGAATGGCTGGATCAGGTCTACTGAATTTGTAAAAGGCTGTATTGAATATTATTCCAAACAATGGTTTCCATACACCTACCCTGTTGCGACAAACGTAGCCGGCAGCATTAGCGGGATGGAATACCCGGGTATCGTATTTTGCTCCTGGAGAAGCAGCGGTTCCGGTCTCTGGGGAGTAACTGATCACGAATTTGGTCATAACTGGTTCCCGATGATCGTGGGTAGCAATGAGCGTAAATACGCCTGGATGGATGAAGGCTTCAATACCTTTATCAACCAGGGTTCTACCGAGGCATTCAACAAGGGCGAATACTTTACGCCACAGACATTGCAGAACATGGGTCGTGGCATGGTAGGCCCTGACCCGATCATGACAATTCCTGATGTGGTGCAGAACAGCTACCTGGGAACAGCGGCCTATTTCAAGCCATCTGCGGGCCTGAACATTCTGCGTGATTATATCTTAGGCAAGGAGCGTTTTGAATTTGCATTCCGTACTTATATCAATCGCTGGGCGTTTAAGCATCCTACACCATGGGATTTCTTCCGTACCATGGAAAATGCTGCGGGCGAAGACCTGGCCTGGTTCTGGCGTGGCTGGTTCCTGGAAAACTGGGCACTGGACCAGGCGGTGAAAGATGTGAAATATGTAAGCGGTGATCCTTCCAAAGGCGCGCTGATCTCTATCGAAAACCGCGATCAGCTGGTACTGCCTGCAGTCGTAGCTTATACAGAGAGTAATGGTAAATCTGATACCGTACGCCTCCCTGCCGAGATCTGGCAACGTGGTGCTACCTGGACATTTAGAGTCAACACAAGTTCCAAGCTGACAAGTGTGGTGATCGATCCTGCGAAAGGATTGCCGGATGTAGATCCATCCAACAATACCTGGAAAGGTGAGGTACGTAAGGTAGCTGCGGGTGTAACTGCGACGGATGTCATCAACCGTTACTTTACGGCTATAGGTGGTATCGATAAACTGAATGGCATTAAAGACCAGTCTATGGCGGCTATCGGCAGCGTACAAGGCACTGAAATCTCTATGGTGAAGAAGTTTAAGTCTCCTGACAAGTACTATATGGACATCTACATTGCTGCCATGGGGGCACATGCGAGCCGCCTGATTATCAATGGCGATAGTGTGGTAGCTGAACAAATGGGTAACAAAATGCCCGTGGATGCCAGCATGAGAAATGAACTGAAATCCAGCCTGGAACTCTTCCCTGAAAAGCAATACCTGAGCGACGGTGCGAAAGTGGTATTGTCTCCGGATTTTGAACAGGTCAATGGCCGGGATGCTTATAAGCTGAGCGTGACTGAACCGGATGGTGAACTGATTGAACTGTATTTTGATGCGGCTACTTATTACAAAGTGAAGTCTATCAACAAGCAGGGCGAGCAGGTAACCGGTATGCTGGAGTTCAGTGATTACAAAGATGTGAGTGGTATTAAATTCCCATTCACCCTGGTCAACACCATCGGTGGTAATCAACAGATTAACTTCAAGGTAAGTGAGGTGAAAATCAACAGTGGGTTAACGGATGGGGAATTTAAATAATTTAACAATTAAGTTCCGGTAAAAATATTATTTTACATCAATCGCTTCTGCCGCTGGTAGAAGCGATTTTTGTATGTAGCATTTATATTTAGTTCGTTATATTGCAACAAATTGATCAGGATCAACTAATTAGGATAAGATTTAGGCATGTTGTAATAAACCCAAAAGCGGATGCATATCAGAGACACACTTACAACTATTACACACACAGGTGCTGATGTGGATGACCTGGATCTGCGTACCCGTATCATCAAAGTGAATACGATGTCGTTGGTCATTGGGTTGTTAGCGACTTTCTTTGCATGGTTCTTTTATGCTATTTCCGGGAAGATGGAAATCCTGGCGGCTGCCTCCCTGGAAGGGGTAGCTTATTTCTCTATTATCTGGATCAACAAAAAGGGTAAATATAACCTGGGTGCTCTCCTGGCACAGTTGATTCCTAATCTCGCTACTTTATATTTTGGGATTATCTTATCGGCAGTCATAGAAGCAAGTCTGCTGGCTATATTTTTAATTGGTTCCAGTTTCCTGATCATTAAGGAAAGAAAGTACCGGGTGATTTCGGTGTCGCTGACTGTGATTGTGCTGGTCCTGTTACAGGTAAATGAGGAACTGCGGATTATTAGTCCGCTGACCTTTGGATATACCAATCAGCGCATCATTCACTTTTCTGCTATAAGCGTTGTATTTAGTCTGAATATTCTCATTATTGCCCTCTATGTGAACCAGAATGATATTCTTGTGGCAGAGCTGCGGGAACGGGGTGAGAAACTGGAAAAGGCGAATGATTACAAGAGCGTATTTGTGCGGGAGACGAACCATGAAATCCGGGTACCCCTGAATGCAATTCATTCTATCAGCCAGTTATTAGTGATCCAGAGCAGGCAGCAGCAGGAGCTGGCGCCCATCCGGGCTACGGCGGAACACCTGTGTGCAGCGAGTTATCATGCGCTGGAAATTATCAATAACGTATTGGAACTATCACGTATCGAAGTGGGTAAGATGCACGAGGTATTCCGGGAGCCTTTTGATGTAAGGAACTGGATTGATAATATCGTGGTCACCAGTCAGTACATTGCCAGGAATAAGGGGGTGAAAATAGCGCTGGATTACGACCGGCAACAAATGCCTGCGCAGATCGACAGTGACAAGGTGAAGCTGACACAGATTGTGAACAATATCCTTTTTAATGCGATAAAATTTACGGCTGATAATTCCACTGTCAGCATCCAGGTATCTACCGAAAAGAACAGCTGTTATATCCGGATCCGCGATGCGGGTAAGGGTATGGAAAAGGAGCAGCTGGAAAAGATCTTCGATCCGTTTACTACGGGTAAGAATGATTTCTCCAATGGTACAGGCCTGGGCTTGCATATTGCACGTCACCTGGTGAGTTTATTAGGTGGCGCCATTACGGTGGAGAGTATCCCGGGAAAGGGCACATCGTTTTGTATAGCATTCCCCCTGGTGGCATTTGAAGGGAACCAGCCCGTGCAACCGGTGATGAAGGAAATGCCGCCACTGCCTTCCTTTACAAATATCCGGATGATGATTGTGGAGGATGACCAGATGAGCCAGATTTACCTGACGCGTTATTTGTCAAGCCTGGGATGTCATTTACTGACAGCAGCTACAGGAGAGCAGGCGCTGGGTATTATGCAGGAGCAGCCACCGGATATTGTATTGCTGGATAGTCATCTGCCGGATATGGACGCCCTGGCCCTGCTGGAGAAATTTAAATTGATACCACAGTTAAAAGATATTCCCGTTATCATCACCACCGGTGATGTTTTTGAAGAGAGCAGGAACGCGATGCTGAATGCAGGCGTTGCCGGATATGTTACTAAGCCCATTGATTTTAATATACTGACCCAGGAGATCAACAACTGCCTCAAGCTGCCCGCCCTGTTTTAATCCCTATACTTCCCGTATCTTCACTTTATATAATATTGGTTTACAACCCGTAATATGCTTTCATATACTCAGCCTTCAACAGGCTCCTAGTCGTTAATGCCGCGCTTATACTTTTGAATGTCTTCCCTTGTGCAACTGCGGAGTTCCCGCCGCGCTATCCCGTAACTGATCCAAGCTAGTTTTTCTTTCACTCATAAAAATACACACAAGTATGAAGACTATTAACGTTCCGCGGCTTTACTGTCCTTTTGAGTCAAGGATCAGTCCATTTGTAGACAAGGTAGACAGACACACTACCAATTGGCTACACAAATTTCAACTTTTGTCCGGGGAGGAACTGTACGAAAAGTACGCAAATTACAAGTTCGCCTGGATGACCTGCAGGACTTACCCGGATGCAGATTACGATTTTCTTTGTGCGGCAAACGATCTGAACTCGCTGCTTTTTGTTATGGATGATTTACTGGACCATGCATCATCAGAGACTGCGGGGTACCGTACTGCAGATTATGTACAGGGTATCATTGGGGGCTTTGTGAATGTATTGCGGTTCAACAAGCGGATTCCTATTTCTGTGAACCCGATCATGGCGGCTTTCAGCGATTTCTGGGAAAAGATGCGGCGACTGAGCAGTGCTTCCTGGCAGTGCCAGTTTACGCTGAGCTTGAAAGCGGTATTTGAGGCGGGCATGTGGGAGATTGAGAACTCCCGTGCGCAGCGGCATCCGAGCATGCTACAGTACATGAAAATGCGGCCTTTTTTTGCTGCAGCCAACCTGGCTACTGACCTGCTGGAAGTGGCTACCAAACAGAATCTGCCCGTTTTTGTATTGCAAAATGAAGAGTTTCAGCGCCTGGTGGAGCTGGCACGGCGAACCATTTGCTGGTCTAATGACCTGTTCTCGTTGTCCAAAGAGCTTGAGCATGGAGATGAGCACAACCTGGTGGTCGTGATTGAACATGAGCGGAATATTTCCCTGGAGCAGGCCATAGAAGAGACGGCCCGGATCCATGACAGGGAGATGGCACAGTTTGAAGCATTGCGGACACAGGTACCTTCTTTCGGATTGCGTATAGATAGTGAGATTCAGCATCACCTGGATGCCATGGGTACGATGCTGAAGGGATTTATGGATTGGTCTATTTATGACACGGCAAGGTATGAGTTCAATTATGTAACTGAATAGCATTACAATTAAAACCTGCTTTGGCTGTCGGTCAAAGCAGGTTTTACCCGGTTCCGCCCGCTTGATTATCAATAATTTTAAGTTAGCTGTAAATTTGTTTTAGGTAATGTTTAATATTATTTTATATATTTAATGTCATTGTAGTGCGGGGAATAATAAACCCTTCCCGCGATTGTAGCGATTGGTGCCCCTGTTTCCCAGGTTACCCGGATATTTAAATTTTGTACACTTTAGAAAGTTTTAATCATATAATCCTGCTATCATGAAAGTATCTGCTATCAGTTTTCCCAGCGTGTTCGAGTCAGCGTATGGAAACACAGAGAATTCCTCAAAAGACCTGTTGAACGGTTTAAAAATCAAGAAAGACGATAACTGGTACATAGTCGGCAACCTTGCGAGAAGAGGTGGCATTAACCCGGGGCGTATTACGAATGCAGCTCCCCAGGAAGATGACTATGAAATACTCTTCAAAGCCGCTATGGTTAACGTATTGGATAAGGTACAACAGCCTTTGTC
This window of the Chitinophaga sancti genome carries:
- a CDS encoding terpene synthase family protein, producing the protein MKTINVPRLYCPFESRISPFVDKVDRHTTNWLHKFQLLSGEELYEKYANYKFAWMTCRTYPDADYDFLCAANDLNSLLFVMDDLLDHASSETAGYRTADYVQGIIGGFVNVLRFNKRIPISVNPIMAAFSDFWEKMRRLSSASWQCQFTLSLKAVFEAGMWEIENSRAQRHPSMLQYMKMRPFFAAANLATDLLEVATKQNLPVFVLQNEEFQRLVELARRTICWSNDLFSLSKELEHGDEHNLVVVIEHERNISLEQAIEETARIHDREMAQFEALRTQVPSFGLRIDSEIQHHLDAMGTMLKGFMDWSIYDTARYEFNYVTE
- a CDS encoding M1 family metallopeptidase; the encoded protein is MLGACISGAALAQSEAPKYDPHAAFSPLFYPTNGNEYRSASGAPGHKYWQNKADYAISATLDTGAHRLTGSVAITYTNNSPDQLPFLWLQLDQNIFREDSRGSATAVVSGGRFANKSYTKGNEIKSVSIVASGKSTPVKFLVTDTRMQLFLPQPQAANGAAIKIKIEYAFDIPQYGTDRMGRLTTQNGWLYEVAQWYPRMEVYDDILGWNSIPYQGAAEFYLEYGNFDYKITVPAGLVVVGSGELVNPAEVLTAREQSRLAAAYKSEKTVMIRDSSDVVKAADKRKGNLTWHFVCKNARDVSWAASKAFVWDAARINLPGGKKALAQSVYPTEAIRRPNGWIRSTEFVKGCIEYYSKQWFPYTYPVATNVAGSISGMEYPGIVFCSWRSSGSGLWGVTDHEFGHNWFPMIVGSNERKYAWMDEGFNTFINQGSTEAFNKGEYFTPQTLQNMGRGMVGPDPIMTIPDVVQNSYLGTAAYFKPSAGLNILRDYILGKERFEFAFRTYINRWAFKHPTPWDFFRTMENAAGEDLAWFWRGWFLENWALDQAVKDVKYVSGDPSKGALISIENRDQLVLPAVVAYTESNGKSDTVRLPAEIWQRGATWTFRVNTSSKLTSVVIDPAKGLPDVDPSNNTWKGEVRKVAAGVTATDVINRYFTAIGGIDKLNGIKDQSMAAIGSVQGTEISMVKKFKSPDKYYMDIYIAAMGAHASRLIINGDSVVAEQMGNKMPVDASMRNELKSSLELFPEKQYLSDGAKVVLSPDFEQVNGRDAYKLSVTEPDGELIELYFDAATYYKVKSINKQGEQVTGMLEFSDYKDVSGIKFPFTLVNTIGGNQQINFKVSEVKINSGLTDGEFK
- a CDS encoding ATP-binding response regulator, encoding MHIRDTLTTITHTGADVDDLDLRTRIIKVNTMSLVIGLLATFFAWFFYAISGKMEILAAASLEGVAYFSIIWINKKGKYNLGALLAQLIPNLATLYFGIILSAVIEASLLAIFLIGSSFLIIKERKYRVISVSLTVIVLVLLQVNEELRIISPLTFGYTNQRIIHFSAISVVFSLNILIIALYVNQNDILVAELRERGEKLEKANDYKSVFVRETNHEIRVPLNAIHSISQLLVIQSRQQQELAPIRATAEHLCAASYHALEIINNVLELSRIEVGKMHEVFREPFDVRNWIDNIVVTSQYIARNKGVKIALDYDRQQMPAQIDSDKVKLTQIVNNILFNAIKFTADNSTVSIQVSTEKNSCYIRIRDAGKGMEKEQLEKIFDPFTTGKNDFSNGTGLGLHIARHLVSLLGGAITVESIPGKGTSFCIAFPLVAFEGNQPVQPVMKEMPPLPSFTNIRMMIVEDDQMSQIYLTRYLSSLGCHLLTAATGEQALGIMQEQPPDIVLLDSHLPDMDALALLEKFKLIPQLKDIPVIITTGDVFEESRNAMLNAGVAGYVTKPIDFNILTQEINNCLKLPALF
- a CDS encoding ATP-binding protein: MNLLQRIVTTGCSNVKGTSLQEVEDTQRTIRIVNALCLICAVICVSFSVCCHYLLGNQIFVWPAITAALAFFSIICLNGLGKHTLASTLLIVVNNVTIQYYSAVMGRVTEIHLLFIFLIGLSLLLFQKPSQRRMMIGITIGCFMAGEVNMYFGFFPPLLNFVNTVTTEFVIRWVTIPGILVLDLLVFSFYVKHVDRLRNREMLHVQEMLEGVRLHNADLEALTAKLARATDAKTVFVRETSHEIRTPLNAIFGISQLLQLKVAQDRNLAPIRLLADHLYAASFNTREIINNVLEFSRIEAGKADMAESSSLDVREWLENVVNIHQYIAGIKMVRIRYNIAEEMPEFLMADKLLLTKMLNNLLSNAIKFTASESNVFIHIFVKGDRWFITVADEGDGISEDRQSTIFEAFVSERNIFQEGTGLGLHITRHLAEAMGGSIEIKSKKGVGTTFMVNLPLEGVSRQPGKVAAEVPGRMLHLNAAAILIIEDDKMSQMILTRFLSSLGSRVTVAGNGVEGMLLGRASKPDIIILDAHIPGMSGMDTLTQIREDDVLKNVPVIIASGDAFNGASEEMINAGANDYLVKPIEFKALHATLTKYIE